In the genome of Polynucleobacter sp. TSB-Sco08W16, the window GGATCGATCGCAACGCTTGGATCTGGGGAGTTATTCCCGCTTTGGTGGCATGGGTAGCCCTGCACATTTATATCCCTGTGGGTTTATTAATTTTGGCATCAACCTTAATCATCCAACGCAATATTGATCAAAACACGTATCAATACTATTTCTCAGATGATGTAGCGCGTGCTGCTTTTATGGTGATGCGCAATCGCTTGACGTTTGTTGCGGCTGCTTGCTTAACTTGGGCTGCGGTTGTGATTCTTTTTATACAAGCGTAATTGCATGAGCGGTCTTTTCGATAGCACTCCTCCGCCACCTTTAGCGGAAGCGCTTCGCCCAAAATCAATCGAGGAGGTTATTGGGCAGGCCCATTTACTCGCAGCTGGCAAACCACTGAACTTGGCATTTGCATCTGGAAAGCCTCACTCTATGATTTTGTGGGGCCCTCCTGGCGTTGGTAAAACCACACTCGCACGCTTATCTGCCAAAGCGTTTGATCGAGAGTTCATTGCTATCTCAGCAGTGCTCGCTGGCGTGAAGGAAATTCGTGAAGCCATAGAGCAAGCCCAACAAAATATGGCTCAATACGGCAAACAAACCATCTTGTTTGTAGATGAGATTCATCGTTTCAACAAAAGCCAGCAAGATGCGCTTCTGCCCCATGTGGAATCTGGCCTATTTACCTTTATTGGTGCGACTACTGAAAATCCATCCTTTGAGGTGAACTCTGCATTGCTTTCACGTGCTCAGGTTTATGTTCTGAGATCCTTAAGTAGTAGTGAGCTCAAGCAATTATTTGATCGTGCTCACCAGCATGCAATGCCTGAAGTGCATTTTGAGACTGCGGCAATTGATACTCTGATTAATAACGCTGATGGCGATGCGCGCCGCCTGCTGAATTTAGCTGAGCAAATTCGTAATGCGGTTCTCACTCCTAATGCTGAAGTAAAAATAGTAGATCAAGCCTTTATTGAGAACGCGCTCACCATGCAAGCAAGGCGCTTTGATAAAGGTGGAGATCAGTTCTACGATCAAATCTCCGCTTTGCATAAATCCGTGAGAGGCTCTGATCCAGATGCGGCACTCTATTGGTTTTGTCGCATGCTTGATGGTGGTGCGGATCCACGTTACTTAGCCCGTCGCATTATTCGGATGGCATGGGAAGACATTGGACTTGCTGATCCCCGGGCAATGCAGCTTGCTAATGATGCTGCCCTTACCTTCGAGAGGCTCGGGTCACCTGAAGGTGAGCTCGCACTAGGTCAAGCTGTGGTGTATTTAGCTGTCGCCTCCAAAAGCAACGCTAGCTATAAAGCGTTTAATGCGGCTCGCGCATATGTGGCTAATGACCAATCCAAACCAGTGCCAAATCATTTACGCAATGCCCCCACCAAACTCATGAAAGAGCTGGGTCACGGCAAGGAATATCGCTACGCACATGATGAGCCCCATGGATATGCGGCTGGTGAGACCTATTTGCCAGAAGGGATGGCAGAACCCCATTGGTATGAGCCAGTTGAGCGTGGGTTAGAGAGTCAAATTAAAGAAAAGATGGCTTTCTTGCGTCAGCTTGATGCTGAACATCATCAGAAATAAGTCAATACATTAGGCCAATCAATATGGGCACCAAAATTCCGGCGACTTTTTACTACGATATTGTTTCTCCATTTGCCTACTTGTACATCAAACAAAGACATCGCCTTGAGGGTGCACTGGACATCACTCCTGTAGCCGTTCTATTAGGTGGATTGCTAAGAGCAGCGGAGAATAAAGGTCCCGGTGAAATTGCTGCCAAACGCCCTCACACTTATCAGTTTTGCGTATGGCAAGCTGAAAAGCTAGGCATCCCTTTTCGCTTTCCTGAACATCATCCATTTATGACGGTAGCACCTCAACGCTTGTTGATAGAGCAAAACGCAGATTGGAAAATGGTAGAGCGAGCCTTTGATTATGTTTGGGTAGAGGGTAAGGATCCCAATCTTTCTTGGTCAGAATTTTGCATCTACTTAGGTTTGCCCGAAGATACACTCAAACCTGAATCTCCTGCAGTCAAAGCACAGCTGATGGCCAATAGCAATCAAGCTAAAGCGGATGGGGCATTTGGGGTGCCCGCCCTTATCGTCAATCAACACTGCTTTTGGGGCGTCGATACTATTGACTGGACCCTTGATTACCTGGCTCGACCTAGTATGTTTGACGAAGCCCCTTATACCAATGCGGGCACTATTCCCAGTGGCTTGCCTTCCTAGTTTGACTTTATTACGTAGCATCATTGAGCAATACAATCAGCTATATCACCATTAACCAATTCAGGAGTCTTTATGCGTAAGCTATTAGCCAGTCTCATTCTCATTACTAGTTTTTTTGCTAGTCAAGCTGCTTTAGCTGGACCGAAGGTGGAATTTAAGACCAATATGGGGAGCTTTGTGGTTGAGCTCGATGATGTGAAGGCTCCAAAGTCAACTGCAAACTTTCTCAATTATGTGAAGAGTGGTTTTTATAACGGCACTATTTTTCATCGTGTGATCGATGGCTTCATGATCCAGGGCGGAGGCTTTACACCTGATCTTGTGCAAAAGCCAACCGATGCCCCGGTAGCATCAGAAGCTAAC includes:
- a CDS encoding DUF3429 domain-containing protein — encoded protein: MSPTPNPIPSLVLKLGYAGLIPFLGLALMVQLAPTPLNYLSAESLAGYGAVITSFMGAMHWGANLHTLGKAPIGDRWIDRNAWIWGVIPALVAWVALHIYIPVGLLILASTLIIQRNIDQNTYQYYFSDDVARAAFMVMRNRLTFVAAACLTWAAVVILFIQA
- a CDS encoding replication-associated recombination protein A, whose product is MSGLFDSTPPPPLAEALRPKSIEEVIGQAHLLAAGKPLNLAFASGKPHSMILWGPPGVGKTTLARLSAKAFDREFIAISAVLAGVKEIREAIEQAQQNMAQYGKQTILFVDEIHRFNKSQQDALLPHVESGLFTFIGATTENPSFEVNSALLSRAQVYVLRSLSSSELKQLFDRAHQHAMPEVHFETAAIDTLINNADGDARRLLNLAEQIRNAVLTPNAEVKIVDQAFIENALTMQARRFDKGGDQFYDQISALHKSVRGSDPDAALYWFCRMLDGGADPRYLARRIIRMAWEDIGLADPRAMQLANDAALTFERLGSPEGELALGQAVVYLAVASKSNASYKAFNAARAYVANDQSKPVPNHLRNAPTKLMKELGHGKEYRYAHDEPHGYAAGETYLPEGMAEPHWYEPVERGLESQIKEKMAFLRQLDAEHHQK
- a CDS encoding 2-hydroxychromene-2-carboxylate isomerase, which produces MGTKIPATFYYDIVSPFAYLYIKQRHRLEGALDITPVAVLLGGLLRAAENKGPGEIAAKRPHTYQFCVWQAEKLGIPFRFPEHHPFMTVAPQRLLIEQNADWKMVERAFDYVWVEGKDPNLSWSEFCIYLGLPEDTLKPESPAVKAQLMANSNQAKADGAFGVPALIVNQHCFWGVDTIDWTLDYLARPSMFDEAPYTNAGTIPSGLPS
- a CDS encoding peptidylprolyl isomerase, giving the protein MRKLLASLILITSFFASQAALAGPKVEFKTNMGSFVVELDDVKAPKSTANFLNYVKSGFYNGTIFHRVIDGFMIQGGGFTPDLVQKPTDAPVASEANNGLKNNTYTIAMARTSDPDSATAQFFINVKDNDALNYPNAMGNGYTVFGKVISGTQTIDAIRKVPTMVAPAPRMGRMADVPTKPVLIESATILK